DNA from uncultured Campylobacter sp.:
GAAAAAGAGCTAAATTTAGCGCGGAGGGCTTTTATTACCGAGCAAAAAATACGCGATTTTTCAAGTCGGTGCGAGAAGCTTTTACGTAAATTTAAAGACGAAATTTTAAGCTCGGCGACGCGGTTAGCATAAACTAAAAGTAAATTTAAAACAAAGAGAAAATATGGATCACGGACTAAGAGATATCATCGTAGAACGAACGCAGAGCCTAGAACCCGAGCTCAAAAAACAAGCCCGAAAACTAAATCAAAAGATAATCGACGTCAGCTTTTACCACAACGCTAAAAATTTAGCCAAAATCGGCGAGGTTATGAGCGAGGAGCTAGGCGAGTTTTTGCTAGGCTGCGCGCTAGACTACGATAAGACGCGCGAGGGCAAATTTGACGCGAGCGATAACGATTTAGAAACATTGCGCGGAGTTTGGAGCGCGCTTAGCTTTTCGCATAAGCCCGAAATTTTAGACTATCTTAGCTCTCAGGCACGCAGCAGCGTAGCGCATCGCTCATTTGCGCACAGGTATATTTTCGAGATTTTACGCCTGCAAGAAAAGGCCGGCCGTATTCACCCGCTGCTTGGCGAGCTTTACGAGTATTATGACGCGTTGCGAGAAAAGCTGCCCGTTTACGAGCTTTTACGCCGCATAGGCGCGACGCCTGCTGATCCTTATGATTTTGAGTTTATACTAAACGCCGTAAATTTGGGCTACTGGTTTAGCAACGAGTATCTAGGGCAGGATGAGAAAAAGCGTAAATTTCATTTGCAGATCCGCATTTTTGCGCCGTTTATAAACGACAAGACCTTTGATATACAAATCAGCAACGACGATGTTCCCAGGGCGCGTATCGACTTTGACGATGATGGCGTGAGCTTTTTGCAGCAAGTAGCGCCGGATGCCTTGCCCTGCCCCGATCTTTTAGACTTAAAGCCTTTTATCGCGAGCGTAAAATCGCATTTTGGTATAGATTTTGATCTCACAAACAAAGATAAAACTAGCCTAACCGCCGGCAAAGGGCTAAGCAGAGCCAAAATTTTAGCCTGGCTAAATGAGGTTTTTAGCTAAATTTACGCCTTGAAATTTGCCTATTTGCGCTCAAATTAGACGCGCGGTAGAGGGCGGCTTATGGTAAATTTACGCCGAATTTTAAAGCCGCTCGCTTGCTTTTACGTTAAATTTAAAGCGATTTTGCGTAGCTTAGGACGGCGGTTTGCGTTAAATTTAGCGGATAAATTACGACTCGTTTGCATTTTAGGACGTTTTGCGTCGAGGCTTGACGGCTAGGTTTATCGTTTTGCGCAGTTTGCCGCGGTATCTCGCGTGCGATGGGCGCGGTATCTGCAAAGTTTAAGCCGAGCCTTACCGCACGGCGGATAAATTTGCGATATTTTTACGCTTGCGAGGTCTTTGCGCGCGGAGCGTATTTATAGCGCTTTACGCCTGCTAGGCGGATTATTTTGCGCATTTTTATTTGCTAGATTTTGCCGTGAGGCGTTTCTATCGGGGCAAATGCAGCCGCTTGCTTTTGCTGTTTTGCTTTACCGCGCCGTTTATTTTCGTTTTTGTCGCGGTCTGATTGCTATTTTGCCGCACAGCTTAGGCTTTTGCGCTTGCTTGCAGCTATTATTCCCCATAAATTCGGCTCCGTCTATCCGCGTTCCGTTTTTTGTGCCGTATCGTTTGCGCCTTTTTAGCCGTCCGTCCGCAGGCTTAGCTAGACTGCTCCCTACCCGCGCCTTTATGCTTTGTTTGGGTTATTTTTATATAGCGTTCGGTCTAAGATTTCGTCTTTATGCAAATTTACGGGCTCGCTCTCACCGTCGTTTGCTCGCGTCTTTGTTGTCTTTGCTTAGCGGTCTTGGCTGCTTGCTAGTTTCGTTAAATTTTATCCCGAATTTTGCCGCCGTTGCCTAGCGCTATTTTTTGCCCCTACGCTGCGTTAGCCTATTTACCGCTATTAAATCAGCTCGCGCGTCTAGTTTTATCTTAGTTCCTACTCCGCATACACCGTTTATTCGGTTTTTAGCTTCCCAAACGTCGCTAACCTCGCTTGCGGCTTTTCGCGTAGGCGCTTTTTCTCATCCGCCCGTCCGCAGGCTTAGCTAGACTGCGCCCTACCCGCGTCTTTGCGACTGATAAATTCGGCTCCGACAGACCGTGCGTCGCGCCGCTTCGTTTTGCATAAATTTGCCCGTCTCAAATGCCGTGCAAACGGCTCTTGATCGCTGTTTCAAGCGGAGTTTTATAAAATTTCGCTAAAATCGCGTTTAAAATCTACTTAAAAGGCAAATTTTGAAAGGAATTATACTTACCGCCGCTATCCTTGCGGTCGGGCTTTACGCGTATTCGTGGCACTTTTTGATCACGGTTTTGGTGATTAGCTTTCTTATATTTTTCCACGAGCTTGGCCACTTTCTCGCCGCTCGCATGCTAAAAGTCGGCGTTTTAAAATTTAGCGTGGGCTTTGGGCAAAGCGTCTACTCAAAAACCATCGGCGGCACCGAGTACGCAATCGGCGCGATACCCCTTGGCGGCTACGTGAGCCTAAAAGGACAAGAGGACTCCAAACCTGGGCTAAAAAACGAGGACGCCGACAGCTACACGAGACTCAGCCCTCTTGGACGCATTTTCATCCTTTTTGCCGGGCCGTTTTTTAACTTCGCTTTGGCGTTTTTTATCTTTATCGCGCTCGGACACATCGGCGTCGAAAGACTAGCGCCTACTGTGGGCAAAGTACTTGAAAACTCCGCCGCGGCAAGCGCCGGAGTGCAAAAAGGCGATAAAATTTTAAACATAAACGGCGTCAAAATCAGCGAATGGGACGAGATAAGCAAAAACGTAAATTTAACCTCCACGGCGATCACGCTCGAGCGCGCTGGCGAAATAAAAACGATAAATTTGACGCCTAAAATCGGGCAGAGCGTAACGATATTTGGCGAAAAGATAGAAAAACCGCTCATCGGCATTTCGCCTTCAGGCGAGGCCGTCACGATACGAAATACAGGCTTTAGCTCGCTCAAATTTGCGCTCGTTGAGACCGTAAACGCTTCAAAGCTCATATTTACGGGGCTTGAAAAGCTGATCGTTGGCGTCGTGCCGCTAAAAGAGATGGGCGGCATCATCCAGATCACCGACATCACCTCAAAGGCCGCAGGCATCGGCGTCTCAACCCTACTCATCATCGCCGCGCTGATCTCCGTAAATTTAGGCGTGCTAAACCTGCTGCCTATCCCGGCGCTTGACGGCGGACACATATTTTTCAACCTTTACGAGCTCATTTTCCGCCGCGAGATGAACGAAAAGGTCTATATCGGCCTCACCTACTGCGGCTGGGCGTTTTTGCTCTGCCTGATGGCGTTTGCGACCTTTAACGACGTGATGCGCCTAAGCGGAGCGGGACAATGAAGCTCGCGCAAATTTTAGAACGCATCGAAAATGCGCGTACCGGCGAGGCCGTGAAGCTAATCGCCGTGAGTAAAAACGTAACGACTAAAGAGGTTTTGGAGCTTTTTGGGCAAGGGCAAACGAGCTTTGGCGAAAACCGCGTGCAAGAGCTCAAAAATAAGAGCGAAATTTTATCAAATTTACCGATCGAGTGGCACTTCATCGGGCGACTTCAAAGCAACAAAATAAACCACCTACTAGCGCTCAAACCCGCTCTTTGGCAAAGCTGCGAGAGCGTAGAGGCTGCGCTTGCGGTGGATAAGAGGCTTGTTTGCGAGCTGCCTTGCCTGCTGCAAATAAACTCCGCGCGCGAAGACACAAAGCAAGGTATCTCGCCAGAAGCTGCCGAGACTGCGTTTTTACAAATCGCGCAGGAGTGTAAGTTTTTAAAACCCGTCGGCGTGATGAGTATCGGCGCGCACGTAGAGGACGAACGAGCCATACAAAAGAGCTTTGAGACTACGCGTAAAATTTACGAAAATCTGCAACCAAAGGGCGCAGAGATTTGCTCGATGGGGATGAGCGGCGACTTTGAGCTAGCGATAAAATGCGGCTCGAATATGATTCGTTTGGGGTCGATTTTGTATAGCTAGGCTCGAATTTACGCGAGCGCTAAAAATGCAAATGGATAAAAACAAGCTAAATTTTATAGAAATATGCGGCGTTTTGCTCTGCGTCGCCGTTATTTTTGACATTAGCCTTACTGACGACGAAGACGCGCGCGTTTTTACGCTTTTAGTCGCCGCAAATATCCTAATATGCGCCGTTTGCGTGCTTTTTCGAGCTATTAGAAAACGCGGTTACTTGACGCTTTTAAAAATTTTAATCGCAGCAAATTTACTGATTTGCTTTAATATGGAAATTTATCGCGGGATAATACTTTTTTGGATTACCGTATCTTCGCCGATTGCCGCGTACATAGCGTTTTTATACATTCTAAGCAGATTTACCTTTTACCTAGCGAGCCGTAAATTTAAAGACGGCGAAAACGACGCATAAATCCAAAAAAGGAGCCAAAATGGGCTACGACGTGAGTTATCATCCGATCAACGAAAACGAGATCAAGCAGTGGTATTTTGACGCGTTAAAAAGCGCGAGAGAGGGCGACTGGTCGATCGCGCAAAGGCTCGCAAAAGAGTACGGCATGGAGGATTTTTACGCGCAAAAGTACATCGACACTCTTAAAATCGCGCTTGAAACCAAAGATGACGAGAGCTTTGCGCTCGGTCACGGCTATATACTCGCCGCCGTGCAGGGATTTTTTAGAAAATACTTCTACACGCGCGGCACGGCGTTTAGCTTTTTGGCGCAGGAACACGGCGAATTTAAGCGGTATCTAAGCGACATAAGCGGCGTTATACCGCCTGAAATAAAAGCTAAATTTACGGGCGAATTTGACGGAAACTACTCATCGGGTGCGTTTATAAGCGCGGCAAATTTGGCTAAATTTTGGCAGGACTACAACGCAGGCAGCGAGATCAAGCAAAAAACGGATAATTTTTACGCCCAAAATTTGCCTGCATTTTTGAGCGCGGTTAAATTTAGCGTAGAGGGCGGCTACGGACTGCTTGAGGCAACCGACGTCATCGTGCCAAACCCGCTCGATCTAAACAGCTCCGAGTGCTACTCAAATCTTTTTAATTGCGACCCCGAAGGCGCGCTTATCTATGCCGACACGGCGGCGCAGCAGCTAAGCGAAGCGATGAAGCTGGATAAAAAGAAAAACGAAAGCGGCAAAAACGAAGGCTCGGGCGGCTTTTTCGGCGCTATAAGAAAGCTTTTTGGCAAGTAAATCACATAGGTCAAACATTAGATTTCGTAAAAATATTTGGGATGTCAAAAACTATTTTAGAAAATTAAATCATAACTTGCCTCCGTTAAATTTAAAAACGCCTTTTCTTCAAAAACATTTCTAACACCGCTTCTCTTGCATAAAATACGGGAAATTTACGATATAAATTTCCCGTATCACGTATTTGATATTTTATTTTAAGCTTAAGTTTTATTTTTATACTTATACTATATAATAATAAAATTTTAAATATTAAGCACAAATATTTAAAAAATTTAACCCAAAGGTGTGAAAATGTCTTTAACTCAGTCTCAAATTTCAGGACTTTACGTCGCTTTATTCGGTAGAGCTAGCGAAGGCGCAGGCAATGAAGCCTGGCTAAAATCGGCAAACGCAAATAATTTAAAATTATCCAGCGTTGCAAATTTGATGTTAGACACGACGGCATCGAAGGAATTTTTCGGTAAAAGCCTAGAGAGCAATGAAAATTTCATCAAGCATATTTACGCTACTTTGCTAAACAAGGATGAAAATACCGATCTGGGCGGTAAAGCCGGCTGGGTAAAAATGCTCAACGATACAAACGATAGAGGCCACGTCGTAAGCGAAATTTTAAAGGCGGCGCTAAATCCGGTACATGCGCAAAGCGCGGATGCCGCTACGAGAAACGCCCATAAAATGCTTATAAATAAAATAATCGCATCAAACGTCGTAGCCGATAGTATAAAAGACGTGCCTGAGGGCGACGTAAAAATAACCCTAAATTCATTTTTAAAAATCAATGATGCGGTAACGGCGACGTCCTCTGCCGAAGATATAAAAAACGCTATCCTAAGCAATAAATCAAATTTGACTCTAGACGGAGCAAAGCTAGACGAATCGATAAGTAAAAACGACAAAATATCGGTAATATCGCAGGTAACTGGCAAGAGCCAAAGCGAGATAAAAAAAGAATTTCCAAACTACGATAAAGACTACTCTGTGACCCCAAGTCCAAAACCGCTCCCAAATCCGGACCCAAAACCGACCATAGAAAAAGTCGACGTTAAGACATTTTTGAAAAAAACCGTAAGCCACGTGGACGAAAACACTTCGTTTACTATAGAAGATGAGGCCGGAAACATACAAAGCAATATAGATAAAATCGCGTCAAATTTAAAATACGTTTTATCGATCAAATTTAGCGGAAGCTTCACTTTAGACGCGAACAAAACCTCCGTAAAACTGCTAGATAAAATTTCCGAAGGTAAAATTTGGCTACAAAACGCGACCAAAGATCATTTAGATCTAATAAAAAGCGCGCCCGTAGAGAAATTTTTTATAGACGATAGCAAGGATTTTACGCTAGATATCGCTACTTTCGTGTCCTTAAAGCATAAAATCGCAAGAGGCGATAAATTTACGCTAAAAGATACTTCGGCAAATATCGTTAAAAACTTCGATCAAATAAAATCCCTCATAGATAGCGTAAAAACCCTAGATAGCTCCGATAACGGCGAGATAAAGCTAATAAAAGCCCAGTATGACGTCATAAAAGACCTGGTATCGCAGGATGATAAAGATAACAACGTCTATAAAGTCGAGGAAAAAACGGGCAAAGCGGCTATGACTCCTACCGACGTAAAAGACGGTAAGGCTTTTGCTTGGGAATACGTAAACGATAGCACCGGAATAACATATAAAATACAATTTGGCAAAAGAGACGCTCAGCCCGAAAACTCGGATATAAAAGTCGATATGCCGGACGGTAAATTTTATAACGGCGAAAATATGATCAAAGACTACAAGATCAAAGCCTATAAAATCTATGAAAAAGGCGGCTACAAAGTGACCGAAGAGTACACTCCAAGCACCTCGAAATCAGGCGATATCGTTAGAGATAAATTTGACGAAAAAGGCGCGCTAGAGGAAAAAATATTAGAAAGATCCAGCGGCGAAAAGCTCACTCTATCTTACGAGGACGGCAAGCTAAGCAACGCCGTAAAAACCGACCCCGAGTACGCAAATACCGATATAA
Protein-coding regions in this window:
- the rseP gene encoding RIP metalloprotease RseP, with product MKGIILTAAILAVGLYAYSWHFLITVLVISFLIFFHELGHFLAARMLKVGVLKFSVGFGQSVYSKTIGGTEYAIGAIPLGGYVSLKGQEDSKPGLKNEDADSYTRLSPLGRIFILFAGPFFNFALAFFIFIALGHIGVERLAPTVGKVLENSAAASAGVQKGDKILNINGVKISEWDEISKNVNLTSTAITLERAGEIKTINLTPKIGQSVTIFGEKIEKPLIGISPSGEAVTIRNTGFSSLKFALVETVNASKLIFTGLEKLIVGVVPLKEMGGIIQITDITSKAAGIGVSTLLIIAALISVNLGVLNLLPIPALDGGHIFFNLYELIFRREMNEKVYIGLTYCGWAFLLCLMAFATFNDVMRLSGAGQ
- a CDS encoding YggS family pyridoxal phosphate-dependent enzyme; this translates as MKLAQILERIENARTGEAVKLIAVSKNVTTKEVLELFGQGQTSFGENRVQELKNKSEILSNLPIEWHFIGRLQSNKINHLLALKPALWQSCESVEAALAVDKRLVCELPCLLQINSAREDTKQGISPEAAETAFLQIAQECKFLKPVGVMSIGAHVEDERAIQKSFETTRKIYENLQPKGAEICSMGMSGDFELAIKCGSNMIRLGSILYS